The nucleotide window TGCAGAAGCACGGCTTCAGTTGCCAGATCGAAACCAGCGGCACCCATGAGGTGCAGTGCAGTGCGGAGACCTGGGTGACCGTCTCGCCAAAAGTGAATATGCGCGGCGGCTATGATGTACTGAATCAGGCGTTGGTGCGTGCCGATGAGGTCAAGCATCCGGTGGCGCGCCAGCGTGATGTGGAAGCGCTGCAGGCGCTGCTGGCTACGCTGAACGATGACAAACAGCGGATTATCGCCCTGCAGCCGATCAGCCAGAAAGAGGATGCCACTAAACTGTGCATCGAAACCTGTATCCGGCACAACTGGCGTCTCTCGATGCAGACCCATAAATATCTGAATATTGCCTGACGTTCAGCGGCTCTGGCGCAAAGGCCTTTGCGCTGCGGCCCGCTCGCTGCCGCGCTGAATATTGAACCCTGGCGAAGAGAGTTTCGCCCGGGCTGCTTCCCTGCTGGCTTTTACGCGCCTGACCACAATTGCTTGCGTTATTGATTCCCCGTACAGACTTTGCCGTTACTCTGGTTTTGGCGCTTTAGCCTTCCAGGCTTCATAAGCCGATTTGATCTCGGTTTTGGCGGCGGCTGCATCTTCAAAGCCGCTCAGCTCGACTTTTTTGCGGCCAGCAGGAAGCTGTTTATAGACGCGGAAGAAAGCCTCAAGCCGCTCTTTTTCCAGCTTCGGCAGATCGTTAATCGACTGGATTTCATCATAAGTCGGGTCGATTTTGCTGGCAGGAACCGCAACAATCTTGTCGTCGGACTCACCGCCATCAATCATCTTCAGCACGCCAATTGGGCGCAGCTTGATCAATGTACCCGGTGCCATGGGCGCGCGGGTGTAAAAAATAACGTCTAACGGATCGTTATCCCCACCCAGTGATTGCGTCAGCGAGCCATAGTTGGCCGGATAGGCAACAGGCATTGACTGAAAGCGGTCAGCGACAATAAAGCCAGTCTTAGCATCAGTTTCATATTTGATGATGCCGCCAGCGGGGATTTCGGTCAGGGCATAAAATTCATCAGGGTTATTATCAGGCTGAGGGAAATCCAGAATATTCATGGCGGTAGCCTGAGCAGAGGCGACGACAAGTACGGCAACGGCAGAAAATTTAG belongs to Erwinia pyri and includes:
- the queE gene encoding 7-carboxy-7-deazaguanine synthase QueE, which produces MQYPINEMFQTLQGEGFYTGVPAIFIRLQGCPVGCSWCDTKHTWDKLADRETSLGDILLKTVETDAWGAADAAALLAVIADHGWTARHVVITGGEPCIHDLTPLTSTLQKHGFSCQIETSGTHEVQCSAETWVTVSPKVNMRGGYDVLNQALVRADEVKHPVARQRDVEALQALLATLNDDKQRIIALQPISQKEDATKLCIETCIRHNWRLSMQTHKYLNIA
- a CDS encoding inorganic diphosphatase; translated protein: MNSLTKFSAVAVLVVASAQATAMNILDFPQPDNNPDEFYALTEIPAGGIIKYETDAKTGFIVADRFQSMPVAYPANYGSLTQSLGGDNDPLDVIFYTRAPMAPGTLIKLRPIGVLKMIDGGESDDKIVAVPASKIDPTYDEIQSINDLPKLEKERLEAFFRVYKQLPAGRKKVELSGFEDAAAAKTEIKSAYEAWKAKAPKPE